The genomic stretch ATTAATGGAATAGTGAAACTAAAAGATAAAAGTTAGAACTTACATTTGAGAAACCCAAAATGTCAGCCACTTGATCAGGAATCTTTCCTTCTTTCATCATAATATATGCTTTAAATGCTGCCATATTGTTTTGAACTTGAGATTCCAAGTTCATGTACTTCTCTTGCCAAAAGTTAGATGATGGTTCAGCAACACTTGTTGAAGAATTACGCAAATTTGAAATTCTAACTCCATTATTTCTAAATGTATTAGTAGGATCTGCACCCATACCCATACTTCTCACTCTTCCAGAATACTCGGGCCCAAAGACTCTACCGACAACACCATTAGGAGATACTTGAGATTCATCAATATTGCTTTGTGTCAAACCCACTTCAATTTGCTCCTATCAATATACAAGATCATCATTTTAAAATCAATCACAGCAGACttaatgataaaaaattattGGTTTTACCAAAACAATCACAATAGAATTATATCATTAAATTAATAACAATCACAGTAGCCATTGCCTATCAATAACAGAAGTCATTTCCTATCATAAACCTATCATGAACCTATTAAAAACAGTAGCCATTGCCTATCCTGAATCTAT from Vicia villosa cultivar HV-30 ecotype Madison, WI linkage group LG4, Vvil1.0, whole genome shotgun sequence encodes the following:
- the LOC131599101 gene encoding uncharacterized protein LOC131599101 produces the protein MGMGADPTNTFRNNGVRISNLRNSSTSVAEPSSNFWQEKYMNLESQVQNNMAAFKAYIMMKEGKIPDQVADILGFSNPSDIASEPNLPLIARGSCGGSNI